A genomic window from Streptomyces sp. WMMC940 includes:
- a CDS encoding acyl-CoA dehydrogenase, with protein MGSGSIAITHEQRALADSVRRWLARAVPPEAVRTLLDAPGSGGGRPAYWDGAAEQGLLGVHLPEAYGGGGGTLLDLAVVLEETGRAALPGPYLPNVLTSAVLDRVGRPDLAAALADGRRIGAVALGPGGLTATAAAGGALLLDGTAPPVLGGADADLFVLAAGPGPLLLAVDAADLAVRGHQSADPTRPTAEVTAHGVLVPADRVLGARPGIVPDLAAVLFAAEACGTAGWALHTATEHAKVREQFGRPIGRFQAVKHLCADMLVRVEQARALAWDAARAAGGTGGGTGGGTGSSPGGGLRGSRGDGLAAALAAATALDAAYGCAKDCIQILGGIGFTWEHDAHLHLRRALVARQLLGPGDAHRLRAVRLAVDGVRRELRLELPPEAAPFRVGARRAVAPARGLDPAAARRLLTSTGHTAPHLPPPYGLGAGPLQQLAVQEELRAAGVSVGDLGIATWVVPSLVAHGTEEQKARYLLPTLRGELRWCQLFSEPAAGSDLAGLRTRAERLPDGRWRITGQKVWTSAARSADHGILLARTNPEAPRHKGLTYFIVDMKGTTGIDVRPLREITGETLFNEVWFDGAVLPADAVVGEVDDGWRVARNTLGNERVHMADQLTFGTGLEELIARSPGLDDASRARIGALAAEAHALGCMGLRTALRQIDGLEPGPGASVRKLVQTSHQQKVAELALELLGPEGAVREGPGERAVHELLMSRCLTIAGGTTQVQLNVVAERLLGLPRD; from the coding sequence ATGGGGAGCGGAAGCATCGCGATCACTCATGAACAGCGCGCCCTCGCGGACTCCGTGCGCCGCTGGCTCGCACGCGCCGTACCGCCCGAAGCGGTGCGCACGCTGCTCGACGCGCCCGGGTCCGGCGGGGGGAGGCCGGCCTACTGGGACGGTGCCGCCGAACAGGGACTGCTCGGCGTGCATCTGCCGGAGGCGTACGGCGGCGGGGGCGGCACGCTCCTCGATCTCGCCGTCGTCCTGGAGGAGACCGGACGCGCCGCCCTGCCCGGTCCCTACCTGCCGAACGTGCTGACCTCCGCCGTACTGGATCGCGTCGGGCGTCCCGACCTGGCGGCGGCGCTCGCCGACGGCCGCCGCATCGGCGCCGTGGCACTCGGCCCCGGCGGCCTCACCGCGACCGCCGCCGCCGGGGGCGCCCTCCTTCTCGACGGGACCGCGCCCCCCGTACTCGGCGGTGCCGACGCCGATCTGTTCGTCCTCGCCGCCGGCCCGGGCCCGCTCCTGCTCGCCGTGGACGCCGCCGACCTCGCCGTACGCGGCCATCAGAGCGCCGACCCGACCCGGCCCACCGCCGAGGTCACCGCGCACGGGGTCCTCGTCCCCGCGGACCGCGTCCTCGGCGCCCGACCCGGGATCGTGCCGGACCTGGCGGCCGTGCTGTTCGCCGCGGAGGCCTGCGGCACGGCCGGGTGGGCGCTGCACACCGCCACCGAGCACGCGAAGGTCCGCGAACAGTTCGGGCGGCCCATCGGGCGGTTCCAGGCCGTCAAGCACCTGTGCGCGGACATGCTCGTCCGCGTCGAACAGGCCCGGGCCCTCGCCTGGGACGCCGCTCGCGCCGCCGGGGGCACCGGAGGCGGCACCGGAGGCGGCACCGGCAGCAGCCCCGGGGGCGGCCTCCGCGGAAGCCGCGGGGATGGGTTGGCCGCCGCGCTCGCCGCGGCCACCGCACTCGACGCCGCGTACGGCTGCGCCAAGGACTGCATACAGATCCTCGGCGGCATCGGGTTCACCTGGGAACACGACGCCCACCTCCATCTGCGCCGCGCCCTCGTCGCCCGGCAGCTCCTCGGGCCGGGCGACGCCCACCGCCTGCGCGCGGTACGGCTCGCCGTCGACGGCGTACGCCGTGAGCTGCGGCTCGAACTCCCCCCGGAGGCCGCGCCGTTCCGGGTAGGGGCCCGGCGGGCCGTCGCCCCCGCGCGAGGTCTGGACCCGGCGGCGGCCCGACGGCTCCTCACCTCCACCGGCCATACCGCCCCCCACCTCCCGCCCCCGTACGGCCTCGGGGCCGGCCCGCTCCAGCAACTCGCCGTCCAGGAGGAGCTGCGGGCCGCCGGGGTCAGCGTCGGGGACCTCGGCATCGCCACCTGGGTGGTGCCGTCCCTCGTCGCCCACGGCACCGAAGAGCAGAAGGCCCGCTATCTGCTGCCGACCCTGCGCGGCGAGCTCCGCTGGTGCCAGCTCTTCAGCGAGCCCGCCGCGGGCTCCGACCTCGCGGGCCTGCGCACGCGTGCCGAGCGCCTGCCCGACGGGCGCTGGCGGATCACGGGCCAGAAGGTGTGGACCAGTGCCGCGCGGAGCGCCGACCACGGCATCCTCCTCGCCCGTACGAATCCGGAGGCGCCCCGGCACAAGGGACTCACGTACTTCATCGTCGACATGAAGGGCACCACCGGCATCGACGTCCGGCCGCTGCGGGAGATCACCGGCGAAACACTGTTCAACGAGGTCTGGTTCGACGGCGCCGTGCTGCCCGCCGACGCCGTCGTCGGCGAGGTGGACGACGGCTGGCGCGTCGCCCGCAACACCCTCGGCAACGAACGCGTGCACATGGCCGACCAGTTGACCTTCGGCACGGGCCTCGAGGAGCTGATCGCGCGGAGTCCCGGCCTCGACGACGCCTCCCGCGCCCGGATCGGCGCCCTCGCCGCCGAGGCCCACGCGCTCGGCTGCATGGGACTGCGCACCGCACTGCGGCAGATCGACGGCCTGGAGCCGGGACCCGGCGCGTCGGTGCGCAAGCTCGTGCAGACCTCGCACCAGCAGAAGGTCGCCGAGCTGGCCCTCGAACTGCTCGGCCCCGAGGGCGCGGTCCGAGAGGGCCCGGGCGAACGGGCCGTCCACGAACTGCTGATGTCCCGCTGTCTGACGATCGCGGGCGGCACCACCCAGGTCCAGTTGAACGTCGTCGCCGAGCGCCTGCTCGGCCTGCCCCGGGACTGA
- a CDS encoding thiolase C-terminal domain-containing protein yields MKSYIVGVGMTKFEKPESRDWRYPDMAKEAGTAALADAGIPYELVQQVPVGYCFQPSTAGQRAVYELGLTGVPVYNVSNNCATGATALMLARQLVAGGLSDCVLALGFEQMRKGALGGGADGGDLAGSPVARHYGIMAATHGFERTPPTAQIFGNAAREHMERHGTTERQLAAVAAKNHRHSAANPYAQFRAVHEVDEILADKPVHPPLTRLQCSPTSDGAAAAVVVSERFLVEHDLHDKAVEIAGQAMATDTADSFTSGSCVDVVGTPVSRAAARGAFEASGLGIEDIDVIELHDCFSINELLTYEALGMCPDGESGKLVESGATTYGGRWVVNPSGGLISKGHPLGATGLAQAVELTWQLRGEAGPRQVPGARTGLAHNIGLGGAAVVTMLRKA; encoded by the coding sequence GTGAAGAGCTACATCGTCGGTGTGGGGATGACGAAGTTCGAGAAGCCCGAGTCGAGGGACTGGCGATACCCGGACATGGCGAAGGAGGCCGGCACCGCGGCCCTCGCCGACGCCGGCATCCCGTACGAACTCGTCCAGCAGGTCCCCGTCGGCTACTGCTTCCAGCCCTCCACGGCCGGGCAGCGCGCCGTGTACGAACTCGGCCTCACCGGCGTCCCCGTCTACAACGTCAGCAACAACTGCGCCACCGGTGCCACGGCGCTGATGCTGGCGCGGCAGCTCGTCGCGGGCGGGCTGAGCGACTGCGTACTGGCGCTGGGTTTCGAGCAGATGAGGAAGGGAGCGCTCGGCGGGGGCGCGGACGGAGGGGACCTCGCCGGCTCACCGGTGGCTCGGCACTACGGGATCATGGCCGCGACCCACGGCTTCGAGCGGACCCCTCCCACCGCCCAGATCTTCGGGAACGCGGCCCGCGAGCACATGGAACGCCACGGCACCACCGAGCGGCAGCTCGCCGCCGTCGCCGCCAAGAACCACCGGCACTCCGCCGCCAACCCCTACGCCCAGTTCCGCGCGGTCCACGAGGTGGACGAGATCCTCGCCGACAAGCCGGTCCACCCCCCGCTCACCCGCCTCCAGTGCTCACCCACCTCCGACGGGGCCGCCGCGGCCGTCGTCGTGTCCGAACGGTTCCTCGTCGAACACGACCTCCACGACAAGGCCGTCGAGATCGCCGGACAGGCGATGGCCACCGACACCGCCGACTCCTTCACCTCGGGCTCCTGCGTCGACGTCGTCGGCACGCCCGTGTCCCGGGCCGCGGCCCGGGGGGCCTTCGAGGCGTCCGGACTCGGCATCGAGGACATCGACGTCATCGAGCTGCACGACTGCTTCTCGATCAACGAGTTGCTGACGTACGAGGCGCTCGGCATGTGCCCGGACGGCGAGTCCGGCAAGCTCGTCGAGTCCGGGGCGACGACGTACGGCGGACGGTGGGTGGTCAACCCCTCGGGCGGCCTCATCTCCAAGGGCCACCCCCTGGGCGCCACCGGCCTCGCCCAGGCCGTGGAACTGACCTGGCAGCTGCGCGGCGAGGCGGGCCCCCGCCAGGTCCCCGGCGCGCGCACGGGGCTCGCCCACAACATCGGCCTGGGCGGTGCGGCGGTGGTGACGATGCTGCGGAAGGCGTGA
- a CDS encoding MFS transporter — protein MTLMTHAHRAPSGISGPAIAVAGRTDHTEQRMWAVVLAACAGQFLVVLDVSVVNTALPSMRGDLGLSSAGLQWVVNAYSIVLAGFMLLGGRAGDLYGRKRMFLVGLGVFTVASLAGGLAQEGWQLLAARAGQGLGAAVLAPSTLTLLTSAVPEGPARARAIATWTAVGAGGGAAGGLVGGVLTETLSWRWTLLINVPVGAAVVALGAWWLTESRAGEHRRLDLPGAVLVTAGLATLAYGIVQTEQDGWTAPATLLPLLAGPALLGAFVAVEARTRTPLMPLKLFRMRAVSAANAAMFSCGAAMFCMWYFMTLYAQNVLHYSPLAAGLALMPSSLAVVLGSKLAPRLMRVAGARHVAVLGVLVSAAGFGWQSTMEAHGSYLTAIMLPGIVMMAGGGLAGTPLASLATSGAAPGDAGLVSGLINTSRVMGGAFGLAVLATVAAARTGGSTTPEALTAGYALAFRTGTGILLGGVLMMLLWLPKDRVRHA, from the coding sequence ATGACGCTCATGACCCACGCCCACCGTGCCCCGTCCGGCATCTCAGGCCCCGCCATAGCGGTCGCGGGGCGCACCGACCACACCGAGCAGCGGATGTGGGCGGTGGTGCTGGCGGCCTGCGCCGGGCAGTTCCTCGTCGTGCTGGACGTGTCCGTCGTCAACACGGCGCTGCCGTCGATGCGAGGCGACCTGGGGCTGAGCAGCGCGGGGCTGCAGTGGGTCGTCAACGCGTACTCGATCGTCCTCGCCGGGTTCATGCTGCTCGGCGGACGAGCCGGGGATCTCTACGGCCGCAAGCGGATGTTCCTGGTGGGGCTGGGGGTGTTCACCGTCGCGTCGCTGGCGGGCGGGCTCGCGCAGGAGGGCTGGCAACTGCTCGCCGCACGCGCCGGGCAGGGTCTGGGCGCGGCCGTCCTCGCCCCCTCGACGCTGACACTGCTCACCTCGGCCGTGCCGGAGGGCCCCGCACGGGCCCGGGCCATCGCCACCTGGACCGCTGTCGGCGCCGGCGGCGGGGCGGCGGGCGGACTCGTCGGCGGGGTGCTCACCGAGACCCTCTCCTGGCGCTGGACCCTGCTGATCAACGTGCCCGTGGGCGCGGCCGTCGTCGCCCTCGGCGCGTGGTGGCTCACCGAGTCCCGCGCGGGGGAGCATCGCCGGCTGGACCTGCCGGGCGCCGTGCTCGTCACGGCGGGACTCGCGACGCTCGCCTACGGCATCGTGCAGACCGAGCAGGACGGCTGGACCGCTCCCGCGACCCTGCTGCCTTTGCTCGCCGGACCGGCGCTGCTCGGCGCCTTCGTCGCGGTCGAGGCCCGGACGAGGACGCCCCTGATGCCGCTGAAGCTGTTCCGGATGCGGGCGGTGTCGGCGGCGAACGCCGCGATGTTCAGCTGTGGCGCGGCGATGTTCTGCATGTGGTACTTCATGACGCTCTACGCCCAGAACGTGCTGCACTACAGCCCGCTGGCCGCCGGACTCGCCCTCATGCCCAGTTCGCTCGCGGTCGTCCTCGGATCCAAGCTCGCCCCGCGGCTGATGCGCGTCGCCGGCGCGCGCCATGTCGCCGTCCTCGGGGTGCTGGTGTCCGCGGCCGGATTCGGGTGGCAGTCCACGATGGAGGCGCACGGCTCGTACCTGACCGCGATCATGCTTCCGGGCATCGTGATGATGGCCGGCGGGGGTCTGGCGGGCACACCGCTCGCCTCGCTCGCCACCTCGGGCGCCGCACCGGGCGACGCGGGCCTCGTCTCCGGCCTGATCAACACCTCACGGGTGATGGGCGGGGCGTTCGGCCTCGCCGTGCTCGCGACGGTGGCGGCGGCCCGTACGGGCGGCTCGACGACCCCCGAGGCGCTGACGGCAGGGTACGCCCTGGCCTTCCGGACCGGGACGGGCATCCTGCTGGGCGGTGTGCTGATGATGCTGCTGTGGCTGCCGAAGGACCGTGTGCGGCACGCCTGA
- a CDS encoding MaoC/PaaZ C-terminal domain-containing protein, giving the protein MPIDAAKAIAAEPRSAEISWDHKDVQLYHLGLGAGVPADDPDELRYTLESRLHVLPSFATVAGAGMSVVGGLSAPGIDVDLAAVLHGGQSVTLHRPIPVEGRATSTSRVAAVYDKGKAAVLVLRTEAADADGPLWTSDAQIFVRGEGGFGGERGPSVGTGQPDREPDRTVERTVREDQALLYRLSGDWNPLHADPEFAKLAGFDRPILHGLCTYGMTLKAVVDTLLGGDVTRVRSYATRFAGVVFPGETLRIRTWAGEGRVQATVTAVERDDAPVLSDTVVDHI; this is encoded by the coding sequence ATGCCCATCGATGCCGCCAAGGCGATCGCCGCGGAGCCCCGCAGTGCCGAGATCAGCTGGGACCACAAGGACGTCCAGCTCTACCACCTCGGGCTCGGCGCCGGCGTCCCCGCCGACGACCCCGACGAACTGCGCTACACCCTCGAGTCCCGGCTGCACGTGCTGCCCAGCTTCGCCACCGTCGCGGGAGCGGGTATGAGCGTGGTCGGCGGGCTCTCCGCCCCCGGCATCGACGTCGACCTCGCCGCCGTGCTGCACGGCGGACAGTCGGTCACGCTCCACCGCCCGATCCCCGTCGAGGGCCGGGCCACCAGCACCTCCCGCGTCGCCGCCGTCTACGACAAGGGCAAGGCCGCGGTTCTGGTGCTGCGCACCGAGGCGGCCGACGCGGACGGCCCCCTGTGGACGAGCGACGCCCAGATCTTCGTCCGCGGGGAGGGCGGTTTCGGCGGCGAACGCGGCCCCTCCGTCGGCACCGGGCAGCCGGACCGCGAGCCGGACCGGACCGTCGAACGGACCGTACGCGAGGACCAGGCGCTCCTCTACCGGCTCTCCGGCGACTGGAACCCGCTGCACGCCGACCCGGAGTTCGCGAAGCTCGCGGGCTTCGACCGGCCCATCCTGCACGGCCTGTGCACATACGGCATGACGCTCAAGGCGGTCGTCGACACCCTCCTCGGCGGGGACGTCACCCGCGTCCGCTCGTACGCCACGCGCTTCGCCGGAGTGGTGTTCCCCGGGGAGACGCTGCGCATCCGCACGTGGGCCGGGGAGGGGCGCGTCCAGGCGACGGTGACGGCCGTGGAGCGGGACGACGCACCCGTGCTCTCGGACACCGTCGTCGACCACATCTGA
- a CDS encoding Zn-dependent alcohol dehydrogenase, which produces MRAAVLHEIGQDKLDVLDDVEAVGFGPGKVRIRIRATGLCHSDVSAMSGVLPQPAPFIPGHEGAGEVLDVGDGVTAVKQGDRVLMCWLPACGSCPACRRGQSQLCLAGFMNAGTPNFRRPGGDVFGFAGTGTFVEEVVVDAGCAVPIPDDVPYEIAALIGCGVTTGLGAAINTARVEAGSSVAVIGCGGVGISTVQGARVQGAAQIVAVDPVASRREAALAFGATEAVAPDALGDAGQRITGGEGFDYVFEVVGKSATARTAYETTRRGGTLCIVGAGAMDDFLQLNMFELFFDEKRILPSMYGGGDVLRSYERAIALWRAGRIDLESLITHRVQLAEINEALTQMRTGEALRTCIEI; this is translated from the coding sequence ATGCGCGCTGCCGTACTGCACGAGATCGGCCAGGACAAGCTCGACGTCCTCGACGACGTCGAGGCGGTGGGCTTCGGCCCCGGCAAGGTGAGGATCCGGATCAGGGCGACCGGGTTGTGCCATTCGGACGTCTCCGCGATGAGCGGGGTGCTGCCGCAACCGGCGCCGTTCATCCCGGGCCACGAGGGCGCCGGGGAGGTGCTCGACGTCGGCGACGGCGTGACCGCCGTCAAGCAGGGCGACCGGGTGCTGATGTGCTGGCTGCCCGCCTGCGGGAGCTGCCCGGCCTGCCGGCGGGGTCAGTCCCAGCTCTGCCTCGCCGGGTTCATGAACGCGGGCACGCCCAACTTCAGGCGTCCCGGCGGTGATGTCTTCGGCTTCGCCGGGACCGGCACCTTCGTGGAGGAGGTCGTCGTCGACGCCGGCTGCGCGGTGCCGATTCCCGACGACGTCCCGTACGAGATCGCGGCGCTCATCGGCTGCGGCGTCACCACGGGGCTCGGCGCGGCCATCAACACCGCCCGGGTGGAGGCCGGCTCGTCGGTCGCCGTCATCGGCTGCGGCGGCGTCGGCATCTCCACCGTCCAGGGCGCCCGGGTGCAGGGCGCCGCCCAGATCGTCGCCGTCGACCCGGTGGCCTCACGGCGCGAGGCGGCGCTGGCCTTCGGCGCCACCGAGGCCGTCGCGCCGGACGCGCTCGGCGACGCCGGGCAGCGGATCACCGGCGGCGAGGGCTTCGACTACGTCTTCGAGGTCGTCGGCAAGTCGGCCACGGCGAGGACGGCGTACGAGACGACCCGGCGCGGCGGGACCCTGTGCATCGTCGGGGCCGGGGCCATGGACGACTTCCTCCAGCTCAATATGTTCGAGCTGTTCTTCGACGAGAAGCGGATCCTGCCGTCGATGTACGGAGGCGGCGATGTGCTCCGCTCCTACGAACGGGCCATCGCGCTCTGGCGCGCCGGCCGGATCGACCTGGAGTCGCTCATCACCCACCGGGTGCAGCTCGCGGAGATCAACGAGGCCCTGACCCAGATGCGTACGGGCGAGGCGCTGCGCACCTGCATCGAGATCTGA
- a CDS encoding 3-oxoacyl-ACP reductase: MPLPLQGLSAIVTGAGRGLGRAEALELARLGAAVVVNDYGQPGRDGSGEASSAPAEQVAEEIRAAGGRAVAHTGDVSDFEAAGALVALATGMYGKLDILVNNAGILRDRMVFSMSEDEWDSVIRVHLKGHFNTTRFASAHWRERSKASGGPVYGRVVNTSSEAFLAGSAGQPNYAAAKGGIVGLTTSTASALRKYGVTANAICPRARTRMTEDVFTGFGEPAPGELDPLAPEHVAPLVGYLASPAASRVTGQLLVVHGGMVAILDRPRVAAQFDSAKETFSYEELAGVLGPYYGDRSPDETFAATEVLSLKRA, encoded by the coding sequence ATGCCACTCCCACTGCAGGGCCTGTCCGCGATCGTCACGGGCGCGGGCCGCGGCCTCGGCCGGGCCGAGGCGCTCGAACTCGCACGGCTGGGCGCGGCGGTCGTCGTCAACGACTACGGGCAGCCGGGCCGCGACGGCTCGGGCGAGGCGTCCAGCGCGCCTGCCGAGCAGGTCGCGGAGGAGATACGGGCGGCGGGCGGGCGGGCGGTCGCCCACACCGGAGACGTCTCGGACTTCGAGGCGGCCGGGGCCCTCGTCGCGCTGGCCACCGGCATGTACGGCAAGCTCGACATCCTGGTGAACAACGCGGGTATCCTCCGGGACCGGATGGTCTTCTCGATGAGCGAGGACGAGTGGGACTCGGTGATCCGGGTCCACCTCAAGGGCCACTTCAACACCACCCGCTTCGCCTCGGCACACTGGCGCGAACGGTCCAAGGCGTCGGGCGGCCCGGTCTACGGCCGGGTCGTCAACACCTCCTCCGAGGCGTTCCTCGCGGGCTCGGCGGGCCAGCCCAACTACGCGGCGGCCAAGGGCGGCATCGTCGGCCTGACCACGTCGACGGCGTCGGCACTGCGGAAGTACGGCGTCACGGCGAACGCGATCTGCCCCCGGGCCCGTACGCGCATGACCGAGGACGTCTTCACGGGATTCGGCGAACCGGCCCCCGGCGAACTCGATCCGCTCGCCCCCGAGCACGTCGCCCCGCTCGTCGGCTACCTCGCCTCCCCGGCCGCGTCCCGCGTCACAGGACAGCTCCTCGTCGTCCACGGGGGCATGGTCGCGATCCTCGACCGCCCGAGGGTCGCGGCACAGTTCGACTCGGCCAAGGAGACCTTCTCGTACGAGGAGTTGGCGGGCGTCCTCGGCCCGTACTACGGGGACCGGTCGCCGGACGAGACCTTCGCGGCGACGGAGGTGCTGTCGCTGAAGCGGGCGTAG
- a CDS encoding Nif3-like dinuclear metal center hexameric protein → MPRLSEVIAELDALWPPERAEEWDAVGTVCGEPDAEITRVLFAVDPVLEIAEEAVALGADLVVTHHPLYLRGTTTVAASHFKGRVVHTLIKHDIALHVAHTNADTADPGVSDALAGALDLRVTGPLVPENGLGRICELDRPETLREFAARAAARLPATAQGVRVAGDPDATVRRVAVSGGSGDSLFGAARAAGVDAFLTADLRHHPVSEAVQQAPLGLVDAAHWATEWPWCEQAAAQLDEISDRHGWNLRVHVSKTVTDPWSSHHTSGAPN, encoded by the coding sequence GTGCCCCGTCTGTCTGAAGTCATCGCCGAGCTCGACGCCCTCTGGCCGCCCGAGCGGGCGGAGGAATGGGACGCCGTCGGCACGGTCTGCGGTGAGCCCGACGCCGAGATCACCCGCGTCCTCTTCGCCGTCGATCCCGTCCTGGAGATCGCCGAGGAGGCCGTCGCGCTCGGTGCGGACCTGGTCGTCACCCATCACCCGCTCTATCTGCGCGGCACCACGACCGTCGCCGCCTCCCACTTCAAGGGTCGGGTCGTCCACACCCTCATCAAGCACGACATCGCCCTGCACGTCGCGCACACCAACGCCGACACCGCCGACCCCGGCGTCTCCGACGCCCTCGCCGGCGCTCTCGACCTCCGCGTCACCGGTCCCCTCGTGCCCGAGAACGGCCTGGGCCGGATCTGTGAACTCGACCGCCCCGAGACGCTGCGCGAGTTCGCCGCCCGCGCCGCCGCGCGGCTGCCCGCCACCGCCCAGGGCGTCCGCGTCGCGGGAGACCCGGACGCGACCGTCCGCCGCGTCGCCGTCAGCGGCGGCTCCGGCGACAGCCTCTTCGGGGCCGCCCGGGCCGCCGGCGTCGACGCGTTCCTCACCGCCGACCTGCGGCACCACCCCGTGTCCGAGGCCGTTCAGCAGGCGCCACTCGGGCTGGTCGACGCCGCCCACTGGGCCACCGAGTGGCCCTGGTGCGAACAGGCCGCCGCCCAGCTCGACGAGATCTCCGACCGCCACGGCTGGAACCTGCGGGTCCATGTCTCCAAGACGGTCACCGACCCCTGGTCCTCCCACCACACCTCTGGAGCCCCCAACTGA
- a CDS encoding zinc ribbon domain-containing protein gives MNAAPADQIRLLDVQALDVRLSQIAHKRKSLPEHAELESLNKDLSQLRDLLVAAQTEESDCAREQTKAEQDVDQVRQRSVRDQQRLDSGAITSPKDLENLQKEIASLAKRQGDLEDVVLEVMERRESAQERVAELTERVSSVQAKVDDATARRDAAFEQLDGESASVGKEREVVAGSVPADLMKLYEKLREQQGGVGAARLYQRRCEGCHIELNITELNEVRAAAPDAVVRCENCRRILVRTSESGL, from the coding sequence CTGAACGCCGCGCCCGCCGACCAGATCCGACTCCTCGACGTCCAGGCCCTGGACGTGCGTTTGTCGCAGATCGCGCACAAGCGCAAGTCCCTGCCCGAGCACGCCGAACTGGAGTCGCTGAACAAGGACCTCTCGCAGCTGCGCGACCTGCTCGTCGCCGCGCAGACGGAGGAGAGCGACTGCGCCCGCGAGCAGACCAAGGCCGAGCAGGACGTCGACCAGGTCCGCCAGCGCTCCGTGCGCGACCAGCAGCGTCTCGACTCCGGCGCGATCACCTCTCCCAAGGACCTCGAGAACCTCCAGAAGGAGATCGCCTCGCTCGCCAAGCGCCAGGGCGACCTGGAGGACGTCGTCCTCGAGGTCATGGAGCGCCGTGAGTCCGCGCAGGAGCGCGTCGCCGAACTGACCGAGCGCGTCTCCTCCGTCCAGGCGAAGGTCGACGACGCGACGGCCCGCCGGGACGCGGCGTTCGAGCAACTCGACGGCGAGTCCGCGTCGGTCGGCAAGGAGCGCGAGGTCGTCGCCGGCTCCGTGCCCGCCGACCTGATGAAGCTGTACGAGAAGCTCCGCGAGCAGCAGGGCGGGGTGGGCGCGGCCCGGCTGTACCAGCGCCGTTGCGAGGGCTGCCACATCGAGCTCAACATCACCGAGCTGAACGAGGTCCGAGCCGCAGCCCCGGACGCGGTCGTGCGCTGCGAGAACTGCCGCCGCATCCTGGTCCGCACGTCGGAGTCCGGTCTCTGA
- a CDS encoding bifunctional RNase H/acid phosphatase codes for MRELVVEADGGSRGNPGPAGYGAVVRDASSGEPLVERAEYIGVATNNVAEYRGLIAGLRAARELDPDARVHARMDSKLVVEQMSGRWKIKHPDMKPLAAEAAGIFPSGRVTYEWIPRERNKHADRLANEAMDAGRRGEQWEPSASSAALSSSAEDVRAARVVGDAAAGAAKARAALASRPGNAGSETGGSGAPARAVAAQATLPKSTEVEGAGWGPDLGPPATFVLLRHGETALTPEKRFSGSGDHELSEVGRRQAEAVAAALAARGTIQAIVSSPLKRCRQTAEAVATRLGLDVRIDEGLRETDFGAWEGLTFAEVRERYGDDLDAWLASPKAEPTGGGESFATVARRVAATRDRLVREYQGRTVLVVTHVTPIKTLVRLAIGAPPESLFRMELSAASVSAVAYYADGNASLRLLNDTSHLR; via the coding sequence ATGCGCGAGCTGGTCGTCGAGGCCGACGGAGGTTCCCGGGGCAACCCGGGACCGGCGGGGTACGGGGCCGTCGTCCGCGACGCGTCGAGCGGGGAACCGCTGGTGGAGCGGGCCGAGTACATCGGTGTCGCCACGAACAACGTCGCCGAGTACCGGGGCCTCATCGCCGGTCTGAGGGCGGCGAGGGAACTCGACCCCGACGCCCGGGTGCACGCCCGTATGGACTCCAAGCTCGTCGTGGAGCAGATGTCGGGCCGCTGGAAGATCAAGCACCCGGACATGAAGCCGCTCGCCGCCGAGGCCGCGGGGATCTTCCCGTCGGGACGGGTCACCTACGAGTGGATCCCGCGCGAGCGCAACAAGCACGCGGACCGGCTGGCCAACGAGGCCATGGACGCGGGGCGCCGCGGCGAGCAGTGGGAGCCGTCGGCGTCCTCGGCGGCGCTGTCGTCCTCCGCCGAGGACGTACGGGCGGCCCGGGTCGTCGGCGACGCGGCGGCGGGCGCGGCGAAGGCACGGGCGGCACTGGCCTCCCGCCCGGGGAACGCCGGGTCCGAGACGGGCGGGTCCGGTGCCCCGGCGCGCGCGGTGGCCGCGCAGGCGACGCTGCCCAAGAGCACCGAGGTGGAGGGCGCCGGCTGGGGCCCGGACCTCGGGCCGCCGGCGACGTTCGTCCTGCTGCGGCACGGAGAGACCGCGCTGACCCCGGAGAAGCGATTCTCCGGCAGCGGCGACCACGAGCTGTCCGAGGTCGGTCGGCGGCAGGCCGAGGCCGTGGCGGCGGCGCTGGCCGCGCGCGGCACGATCCAGGCGATCGTCTCCTCGCCGCTCAAGCGCTGCCGGCAGACCGCGGAGGCCGTCGCGACCCGCCTCGGGCTCGACGTCCGGATCGACGAGGGGCTGCGCGAGACGGACTTCGGCGCGTGGGAAGGCCTGACCTTCGCCGAGGTCCGGGAGCGGTACGGCGACGACCTCGACGCCTGGCTCGCGTCCCCGAAGGCGGAGCCCACGGGCGGCGGCGAGAGCTTCGCGACGGTGGCGCGGCGGGTCGCGGCGACGCGGGACCGGCTGGTGCGGGAGTACCAGGGGCGCACGGTGCTCGTGGTCACCCACGTCACCCCGATCAAGACCCTGGTCCGCCTGGCCATCGGCGCGCCCCCGGAGTCCCTGTTCCGCATGGAGCTCTCGGCGGCGTCGGTGTCGGCGGTGGCGTACTACGCGGACGGCAACGCCTCGCTGCGACTGCTGAACGACACGAGCCACTTGCGCTGA